The Clostridium cagae genome has a segment encoding these proteins:
- the asnS gene encoding asparagine--tRNA ligase has translation MKNTVLIKKIYRETDQFLSKEVMISGWIRTLRASNAFGFIEINDGSFFKNIQVVFDDKLGNFKEISKLPISSSISVVGTLVATPDAKQPFEIQAKEIVIEGMSNSDYPLQKKRHTFEYLRSIAHLRPRSNAFSATFRVRSVAAFAIHKFFQEQGFVYTHTPIITGSDCEGAGEMFRVTTLDPKAPELTKEGDIDYTKDFFGKETNLTVSGQLNAECFALAFRNIYTFGPTFRAENSNTTRHAAEFWMIEPEIAFADLQDDMELAEAMLKYVIKYVMDECPEELQFFNSFVDKGLLERLNHVVSSDFAKVTYTEAVEILEKCDKEFDYDVSWGIDLQTEHERYLTEEHFKKPLFVTDYPKEIKAFYMRMNEDNKTVAATDLLVPGIGEIIGGSQREERLDVLEARMAELGLKKEDYWWYLELRKYGETKHAGFGLGFERLIMYITGMTNIRDVIPFPRTPGTSEF, from the coding sequence ATGAAAAATACAGTTTTAATTAAGAAAATTTATAGAGAAACTGATCAATTTCTTTCAAAGGAAGTAATGATATCAGGTTGGATAAGAACTTTAAGAGCATCTAATGCTTTTGGTTTCATTGAAATAAATGATGGTTCTTTCTTTAAAAATATCCAAGTAGTTTTTGATGACAAATTAGGTAATTTTAAAGAAATTTCAAAATTACCAATAAGCTCTTCAATCTCAGTTGTTGGTACATTAGTTGCTACACCAGATGCTAAACAACCATTTGAAATTCAAGCTAAAGAAATAGTTATTGAAGGAATGTCAAATTCTGATTACCCACTTCAAAAGAAAAGACATACTTTTGAATACTTAAGATCAATTGCACATTTAAGACCAAGAAGTAACGCATTCTCAGCAACATTTAGAGTACGTTCAGTTGCTGCCTTTGCAATACATAAATTCTTCCAAGAACAAGGTTTTGTATATACTCATACTCCAATAATCACAGGTAGTGATTGTGAAGGTGCTGGAGAAATGTTTAGAGTAACTACTCTTGATCCTAAAGCTCCAGAATTAACTAAAGAAGGAGATATTGATTATACTAAAGACTTCTTTGGTAAAGAAACTAACCTTACTGTTTCTGGTCAATTAAATGCTGAATGTTTCGCATTAGCATTTAGAAATATATATACATTTGGACCTACATTCAGAGCTGAAAACTCTAACACTACAAGACATGCAGCTGAATTCTGGATGATAGAACCTGAAATAGCCTTTGCTGATTTACAAGATGATATGGAACTTGCAGAAGCAATGCTTAAATACGTTATAAAATATGTTATGGATGAATGTCCAGAAGAATTACAATTCTTCAATTCATTTGTTGATAAAGGATTACTAGAAAGATTAAATCATGTTGTTTCATCAGACTTTGCTAAAGTTACATACACAGAAGCTGTTGAAATCTTAGAAAAATGTGATAAAGAATTTGATTATGATGTATCTTGGGGTATCGATTTACAAACTGAACACGAAAGATATCTTACAGAAGAACACTTTAAAAAGCCACTATTTGTAACAGATTATCCTAAAGAAATTAAAGCATTCTATATGAGAATGAATGAAGATAATAAAACTGTTGCTGCAACTGATCTTTTAGTACCAGGTATCGGAGAAATCATTGGTGGTAGCCAAAGAGAAGAAAGACTTGATGTTTTAGAAGCTAGAATGGCTGAATTAGGTCTTAAGAAAGAAGATTATTGGTGGTACTTAGAATTAAGAAAATATGGAGAAACTAAACATGCTGGATTTGGTTTAGGATTTGAAAGATTAATCATGTACATCACTGGTATGACAAATATCAGAGATGTAATACCATTCCCTAGAACTCCTGGAACTTCTGAATTTTAG
- the nrdG gene encoding anaerobic ribonucleoside-triphosphate reductase activating protein, whose translation MDKKIRLAGIAYESLVNGPGIRRVFFSQGCNHNCKGCFNPDTHDFNGGEEKDIDELIEDVLCNPMIKGITFSGGDPFERADEFSYMAKIFKENNKNIWCYTGYKFEYINDNLEINKGWKDLINNIDVLVDGKFEEDKKEDRLKFKGSSNQRIIDVKKSLKSNKVVIFDI comes from the coding sequence TTGGATAAAAAAATAAGATTAGCAGGTATTGCTTATGAAAGTTTAGTAAATGGTCCAGGAATAAGAAGAGTGTTTTTCTCACAAGGATGTAATCATAATTGTAAGGGTTGTTTTAATCCAGATACTCATGATTTTAATGGTGGAGAAGAAAAGGATATAGATGAATTAATAGAAGATGTTTTATGTAATCCAATGATTAAAGGAATTACTTTTAGTGGAGGAGATCCATTTGAAAGAGCAGATGAATTTTCTTATATGGCAAAAATTTTTAAAGAAAACAATAAGAATATTTGGTGCTATACAGGATATAAATTTGAATATATAAATGATAATTTAGAAATCAATAAAGGCTGGAAGGACTTAATAAATAACATAGATGTATTAGTAGATGGAAAGTTTGAGGAAGATAAAAAAGAAGATAGATTGAAATTTAAAGGATCGTCTAATCAAAGAATAATAGACGTAAAGAAAAGTTTAAAATCGAACAAAGTAGTTATTTTTGATATTTAG
- a CDS encoding LacI family DNA-binding transcriptional regulator, whose product MASTIKDVASLSKVSVATVSRVLNDLGGYSEETKSRVLKVVDEIGYKRNAIARSLSTNTTRTIGVILPDVSTSFDGEIIRGIEDVAHDNNYSVILCNAGSKGVRTLEYLRILEERQLDAVIIVSIKIEDEYHKALKKINIPYILISTTSPKYDMPHIKVDDLSAAYTATKYLLDRGHRKIAMISGNQDDTIAGLPRVQGYIKALSDYGINVDESLITYGDFSYKSGIECMNILLERKKEFTSIFVASDDMAVGVLNVAYRKKIRVPDDLSIVGYDNTKVAIMSIPPLTTLSQPLYEMGCKAFNEILSMLNGNDSKKQIIMKHNIAERETVKWLK is encoded by the coding sequence ATGGCATCAACAATAAAAGATGTAGCAAGTTTATCTAAAGTATCTGTAGCTACAGTATCGAGAGTTTTGAATGATTTAGGAGGGTACTCTGAAGAAACAAAAAGTAGGGTTCTTAAAGTAGTTGATGAAATTGGTTATAAAAGAAATGCTATTGCAAGATCTTTATCAACTAATACAACAAGAACTATAGGAGTAATTTTACCAGATGTATCTACAAGCTTTGATGGCGAAATCATTCGTGGAATAGAGGATGTAGCACATGATAATAACTATAGCGTTATACTTTGTAATGCTGGTTCAAAAGGGGTTAGAACTTTAGAGTATTTAAGAATTTTAGAAGAAAGACAATTAGATGCTGTCATAATTGTAAGTATAAAAATAGAGGATGAATATCATAAGGCCTTAAAAAAAATCAATATTCCATATATACTTATATCTACAACATCACCTAAATATGATATGCCTCATATAAAAGTAGACGATTTATCAGCAGCTTATACTGCAACTAAGTATTTATTAGATAGAGGCCATAGGAAAATTGCTATGATAAGTGGGAATCAAGATGACACAATAGCAGGGTTACCTAGAGTACAAGGATATATAAAGGCACTTTCTGATTATGGAATAAATGTAGATGAAAGTTTAATTACATATGGGGATTTCTCTTATAAAAGTGGAATTGAATGTATGAATATTTTGTTGGAAAGAAAAAAGGAATTTACATCTATATTTGTAGCTAGTGATGATATGGCAGTTGGTGTTTTAAATGTTGCTTATAGGAAAAAAATTAGAGTACCTGATGATTTGTCAATTGTTGGATATGATAATACTAAGGTCGCTATAATGTCAATACCACCGTTAACAACATTATCACAACCATTATATGAAATGGGATGTAAGGCATTTAATGAAATCTTAAGTATGCTTAATGGAAATGATTCTAAGAAACAAATTATTATGAAGCATAATATTGCTGAAAGAGAAACTGTAAAATGGTTAAAATAA
- a CDS encoding carbohydrate ABC transporter permease has product MFAVANKSRKNKAYKINKDEKTNWFVTILMILGTITVLFPLLITVLIALKSPQDMMNGIFSLPKVFHFENFTKAIEMTNFFNALKNSLTITITTVILTLITNSMVGYAIARNMNKKTYKAMYYYFLSAMFVPFPIIMLPLVKQVSVWSMDNVMGLILLYTVYGLSSNVFLYVGFLKSIPVELEEAALIDGASTWQVFYKIIFPMLKPIHATVAILTALWCWNDVMLPLVILSNPDFATIPLVQFIFQSQFGTDYNLAFASYLLALIPILLFYLIAQKGIIDGVTKGAIK; this is encoded by the coding sequence ATGTTTGCAGTAGCTAATAAATCAAGAAAAAACAAAGCATACAAAATAAATAAAGATGAAAAGACAAATTGGTTTGTAACAATACTAATGATTTTAGGAACTATAACTGTACTTTTTCCATTATTAATAACAGTACTTATAGCTTTAAAATCACCACAAGATATGATGAATGGAATCTTTTCATTACCAAAAGTTTTTCATTTTGAGAACTTTACTAAAGCTATAGAAATGACTAATTTCTTTAATGCATTAAAAAATAGTTTAACTATTACAATAACAACAGTTATATTAACACTTATAACTAACTCAATGGTTGGTTATGCAATAGCTAGAAATATGAATAAAAAAACATATAAAGCAATGTATTATTACTTTTTAAGTGCTATGTTTGTACCATTTCCAATTATAATGCTTCCACTTGTAAAACAAGTTAGTGTTTGGAGTATGGATAATGTAATGGGATTAATACTTCTATATACAGTGTACGGATTGTCTTCTAATGTATTTTTATATGTAGGTTTTTTAAAATCTATACCAGTAGAATTAGAAGAAGCAGCATTAATTGATGGAGCAAGTACTTGGCAAGTTTTTTATAAGATAATATTTCCAATGTTAAAACCAATACATGCAACAGTAGCTATTTTAACAGCATTATGGTGTTGGAACGATGTTATGTTACCACTTGTAATACTAAGTAATCCTGATTTTGCAACTATTCCATTAGTTCAATTTATATTTCAATCACAATTTGGAACAGATTATAACTTAGCATTTGCGTCATACTTATTAGCATTAATACCTATATTATTATTCTACTTAATAGCACAAAAAGGTATTATTGATGGAGTTACTAAAGGTGCTATAAAATAA
- a CDS encoding carbohydrate ABC transporter permease — MKEKRRVFLLMSIPAVILFFIFHTLPLLKGISYSFTNWRGFGTFKFVGIKNYISIFSDERIINSYMFTFKFALLSTIIVNVISLILAVGLNSKIKFKSTLRGIYFIPNILGGLIVGYIFNYIFTFILTGAGQAIGSEILSKSILGNPNLAWLGVVIVASWQAIAFNTIIYISGLQTISEDVYEASAIDGANKWIQFKKITFPLLAPFFTINMVLAMKNFLNVFDQIISLTGGGPSGSTESIAVLIYKAGFDGSQFGYQSANSVIYFIVVVVISLLQLRILERREMQL, encoded by the coding sequence ATGAAAGAAAAAAGAAGAGTATTCTTATTAATGTCAATACCAGCAGTAATTCTATTTTTTATTTTTCATACATTGCCTTTACTAAAAGGTATATCTTATAGTTTTACAAACTGGAGAGGATTCGGAACTTTTAAATTTGTGGGCATAAAAAATTATATAAGTATATTCTCAGATGAAAGAATAATTAATTCATATATGTTTACATTTAAATTCGCTTTACTTTCAACAATTATAGTAAATGTAATAAGCTTAATTTTAGCAGTAGGATTAAATTCTAAAATAAAGTTCAAAAGTACTTTAAGAGGTATTTATTTTATTCCTAATATTTTAGGTGGATTAATAGTCGGTTATATATTCAATTATATATTTACATTTATATTAACAGGTGCTGGTCAAGCTATAGGAAGCGAAATTTTAAGTAAAAGTATACTTGGAAATCCTAATTTGGCATGGCTTGGTGTTGTTATAGTAGCATCTTGGCAAGCTATTGCATTTAACACAATAATATATATTTCTGGACTTCAAACTATTTCAGAAGATGTATATGAAGCAAGTGCAATTGATGGTGCAAATAAATGGATACAATTTAAAAAGATAACGTTTCCTTTACTAGCACCATTTTTCACTATAAATATGGTGCTTGCAATGAAAAATTTCTTAAATGTATTCGATCAAATTATATCACTTACCGGTGGTGGTCCTTCAGGATCAACAGAATCTATAGCTGTATTAATATACAAAGCAGGTTTTGACGGCAGTCAATTTGGATATCAATCAGCAAATTCAGTTATCTATTTTATAGTAGTTGTTGTAATATCATTATTGCAACTAAGAATCCTTGAAAGAAGGGAGATGCAATTATAA
- a CDS encoding CapA family protein → MNNKYNNLNRKSIKNRRQLLMKRKKHRRITIIAIIVIIIVIFGVLKLNNKNNLQMSSESKTSFNNNSDNNKEVLISVIGDLTLGTDEKIGYSNSLPEAFDNNNKDYLYFMKNVVNLFKNDDYTIGNLETTFTDSKIKALKRGGTSFNFKGKKNYANILKYSSIDGVTISNNHIYDYGVDGMKDTVSALEDAGVDICGEEYKIVKDIKGIKFGFLGYMGWNISDKLKNKIYNDIRDLKNQGVEVIIPYFHWGSESEHEASKNQVELARFSIDSGADAVIGSHPHVIQTIENYKGKLIAYSMGNFCFGGNFNPEDKRTFILQIKINLKNKKLNNMEYKIIPTMISSRDDKNDYVPTIAKSSKEEILELLNELSPTLNNKIIDGFFTIDN, encoded by the coding sequence TTGAATAATAAATATAACAATTTAAATAGAAAAAGTATAAAAAATAGAAGACAATTATTAATGAAAAGAAAGAAACATAGACGTATTACTATAATTGCAATTATAGTAATTATAATTGTAATATTTGGTGTTTTGAAATTAAATAATAAGAATAATCTACAAATGAGTTCAGAAAGTAAAACAAGTTTTAACAATAATTCAGATAACAATAAAGAAGTATTGATATCTGTAATTGGAGATTTAACACTAGGAACAGATGAAAAAATTGGATATTCAAATAGTTTGCCAGAAGCATTTGATAATAATAATAAAGATTATTTGTATTTCATGAAAAATGTGGTTAATTTATTTAAAAATGATGATTATACTATAGGAAATTTAGAAACTACTTTTACTGATTCAAAAATCAAAGCATTAAAAAGAGGAGGGACATCTTTTAATTTTAAAGGTAAAAAGAATTATGCTAACATTCTTAAGTATTCTTCGATAGATGGTGTTACTATTTCTAATAATCACATTTATGATTATGGTGTCGATGGAATGAAAGATACTGTTAGTGCACTTGAAGATGCAGGAGTTGATATTTGTGGAGAAGAATATAAAATAGTCAAGGATATAAAAGGGATAAAGTTTGGTTTTTTGGGCTATATGGGATGGAATATATCAGATAAACTAAAAAATAAAATTTATAATGATATAAGAGACCTAAAAAATCAAGGGGTTGAAGTTATTATACCTTATTTTCATTGGGGATCCGAAAGTGAACATGAAGCAAGTAAAAATCAAGTAGAATTAGCTAGATTTTCAATAGACAGTGGGGCTGATGCAGTGATTGGTTCGCATCCCCATGTAATTCAAACCATTGAAAATTATAAAGGTAAACTAATTGCTTATTCTATGGGGAATTTTTGTTTTGGAGGAAATTTTAATCCGGAAGATAAAAGAACGTTTATTTTACAAATAAAAATTAATTTAAAAAATAAAAAATTAAATAATATGGAATATAAAATTATCCCCACTATGATATCTTCTAGAGATGATAAAAATGATTATGTTCCAACTATTGCAAAAAGTAGTAAGGAAGAAATACTAGAACTTTTAAATGAACTTTCTCCAACATTAAATAATAAAATAATAGATGGATTTTTTACTATAGATAATTAA
- a CDS encoding glycoside hydrolase family 13 protein has protein sequence MKTNWWKESVVYQIYPRSFKDSNGDGIGDIRGIIEKLDYLRELGIDVIWLSPVYKSPNDDNGYDISDYKYIMTEFGTMNDFDELLKSAHEKGIKIMMDLVVNHTSDEHKWFVESRKSENNKYRDYYVWKKGKDGQPPNNWTSCFSGSAWQYDEETDMYYLHLFSKKQPDLNWENPELRSDVYSMMQWWLGKGIDGFRMDVINFISKNQEFPDGVNGDFSKYSMNGPRIHEFLEEINEKVLRGKNLITVGEMPGVSVEEAKLYTGEDRNELNMVFQFEHTDLGNGKYGKWHKNSFKLTDLKKIMTKWQKGLENEGWNSLYWNNHDQPRVVSRFGNDKKYWKESAKMLATCLHMMKGTPYIYQGEEIGMTNVTFRDLNDYKDIEIINAYNDLVVKNGRSHDEMMEGIHDRGRDNARTPMQWNSSVNAGFTTGTPWIKVNPNYNEINAESQINDKDSIFNYYKELIKIRKDNEIIVYGNYDLILEDSEEIYAYVRTLNEEQLLVICNFSSNTSEFKLPNNINSKYKKLLIANYDECKEETLENISLRPYECRAYLI, from the coding sequence ATGAAAACAAATTGGTGGAAAGAAAGTGTAGTATATCAAATTTATCCAAGAAGTTTTAAGGATAGCAATGGGGATGGAATTGGGGATATAAGAGGAATTATAGAAAAGTTAGATTATTTAAGAGAATTAGGTATAGATGTAATTTGGCTTTCACCTGTATACAAATCACCTAATGATGATAATGGATATGATATAAGTGATTATAAATATATAATGACTGAATTTGGTACTATGAATGACTTTGATGAGTTACTTAAATCAGCTCATGAAAAAGGAATTAAAATAATGATGGATTTAGTTGTAAATCATACATCAGATGAACATAAGTGGTTTGTAGAGAGTAGAAAATCAGAAAATAATAAATATAGAGATTATTATGTGTGGAAAAAAGGCAAAGATGGTCAACCACCAAATAATTGGACATCTTGCTTTAGTGGCTCAGCATGGCAATATGATGAAGAAACAGATATGTATTACTTACATTTATTCTCTAAGAAACAACCAGATTTAAATTGGGAAAACCCTGAATTAAGAAGCGATGTTTACTCAATGATGCAATGGTGGTTAGGTAAAGGAATAGATGGATTTAGAATGGATGTTATTAATTTTATTTCTAAAAATCAAGAATTTCCTGATGGTGTAAATGGAGACTTTAGTAAGTATTCAATGAATGGTCCAAGAATACATGAGTTTTTAGAAGAAATTAATGAAAAGGTTTTAAGAGGTAAAAATTTAATAACAGTTGGAGAAATGCCAGGTGTAAGTGTTGAAGAAGCTAAGTTATATACTGGAGAAGATAGAAATGAACTTAATATGGTGTTTCAATTTGAACACACAGATTTAGGTAATGGAAAGTATGGAAAATGGCATAAGAATTCATTTAAGCTAACAGATTTAAAGAAAATAATGACTAAATGGCAAAAAGGTTTAGAAAATGAGGGGTGGAACAGTTTATATTGGAACAATCATGATCAACCAAGAGTGGTTTCGAGATTCGGAAATGATAAAAAATATTGGAAAGAATCAGCGAAGATGTTAGCTACATGTCTTCATATGATGAAAGGGACTCCTTATATTTATCAAGGTGAAGAAATAGGTATGACTAATGTCACATTTAGGGATTTAAATGATTATAAAGATATAGAAATTATAAATGCATACAATGATTTAGTTGTTAAAAATGGAAGATCACATGATGAAATGATGGAAGGAATTCATGATAGAGGTAGAGACAATGCACGTACACCTATGCAATGGAATAGTAGTGTAAATGCAGGATTTACAACAGGTACTCCTTGGATTAAGGTTAATCCTAACTACAATGAAATAAATGCTGAAAGTCAGATAAATGATAAAGATTCTATTTTTAATTATTATAAAGAACTTATAAAAATAAGAAAAGATAATGAAATTATTGTTTATGGAAATTATGATTTAATTTTAGAGGATAGTGAAGAGATATATGCATATGTAAGAACATTAAATGAAGAACAGTTATTAGTAATATGTAATTTCTCTAGCAATACGTCAGAATTTAAATTACCTAATAATATAAATTCAAAATACAAAAAACTTCTTATAGCAAATTATGATGAATGTAAAGAAGAAACACTAGAGAATATAAGTTTAAGACCTTATGAATGTAGAGCATATCTTATTTAA
- a CDS encoding ABC transporter substrate-binding protein: protein MKITKILISCLTMCIFSTSLLTGCKSNNVKNKDGKQQVEVFLSKAEAINTFKNFEEKFEEQNPDIDVVISSPAQPMTVLKTRLVKNDVPDILTIAGEMNYGDFVDAGILEDLSNEKDIIDRIQPAYVNVLKSLEFESNDTLCGIPYACNAGGVVYNKDIFEKLKLKVPTTWDEFIDTAEKIKEAEITPFNFTLKDAWTAMPAWNAITANTQSEDFFIERRKNEVTFRDEYKPIAEKMQKLMDYGHNDNFGIGYNDGNVSFAQGNAAMMIQGNWVIPEILKINPNINLGMFVLPTNNDASKNSIVSGIDLLFAVPKESKNKEAAIKFLDFMTKSENVEQYAKEQFAIPAIKDMYQKDKTVEDLNPYFKNGMVLDFPDHHYPASMQVGDLAQAYLFDKDIDKLLNSLDDRWNRSQQ from the coding sequence ATGAAGATTACAAAAATTCTTATTAGTTGCTTAACAATGTGCATTTTTTCTACATCACTTTTAACTGGTTGTAAGAGTAATAATGTTAAAAATAAAGATGGAAAACAACAAGTAGAAGTTTTTTTGAGCAAAGCAGAAGCAATAAACACATTTAAAAATTTTGAAGAAAAATTTGAAGAACAAAATCCAGATATAGATGTGGTTATTAGTTCACCAGCGCAACCTATGACGGTATTAAAGACAAGATTAGTAAAAAATGATGTTCCAGATATATTGACAATAGCAGGAGAAATGAATTATGGAGACTTTGTAGATGCAGGTATTTTAGAAGATTTATCTAATGAAAAAGATATTATAGATAGAATACAACCAGCTTATGTTAATGTTTTAAAGAGTTTAGAATTTGAATCAAATGATACTTTATGTGGAATACCTTATGCATGTAATGCTGGAGGAGTGGTTTATAATAAAGATATTTTTGAAAAATTAAAATTAAAAGTTCCAACTACATGGGATGAATTTATAGATACTGCTGAAAAGATAAAAGAAGCAGAAATTACACCATTTAACTTTACGCTAAAAGATGCATGGACTGCTATGCCAGCTTGGAATGCTATAACAGCTAATACTCAATCTGAAGATTTTTTTATTGAACGTAGAAAAAATGAAGTTACATTTAGAGATGAATATAAACCAATAGCTGAAAAGATGCAAAAGTTAATGGACTATGGTCACAATGATAATTTTGGAATCGGATACAATGATGGAAATGTATCTTTTGCTCAAGGAAATGCAGCAATGATGATACAAGGAAATTGGGTTATTCCAGAAATATTAAAGATAAATCCAAATATTAATTTAGGAATGTTTGTATTGCCAACAAATAATGATGCAAGCAAAAACAGTATTGTTTCAGGTATTGATTTACTATTTGCAGTGCCAAAAGAGTCAAAGAATAAAGAAGCAGCAATTAAATTTTTAGATTTTATGACTAAGAGTGAAAACGTGGAACAATATGCTAAAGAACAGTTTGCAATTCCAGCAATTAAAGATATGTATCAAAAAGATAAAACTGTAGAAGATTTGAATCCATATTTTAAAAATGGAATGGTTTTAGATTTTCCAGATCACCATTATCCAGCATCAATGCAAGTTGGAGATTTAGCTCAAGCTTATTTATTTGATAAGGATATAGACAAGCTTTTGAATAGTCTAGATGACAGATGGAATAGATCACAGCAATAA
- a CDS encoding DNA-3-methyladenine glycosylase, with the protein MILNREFYKRDALEVAKGLLGKILVREIDGVILRGKIVETEAYIGSIDKASHAYNGKRTERTEPLFKEGGIAYVYFIYGLYHCFNVISGESDDGQGVLIRALEPLDNFDYISLKRFNKKFEELSTVKKRELTNGPSKLCMAFGIDKKDNYKVLYEKGDLYIEDSCDNHEIIETTRIGIDYAEEAIDFPWRFYIKDNKYVSKK; encoded by the coding sequence TTGATTTTAAATAGGGAATTTTATAAAAGAGATGCTTTGGAAGTAGCTAAAGGTTTATTGGGAAAAATTTTAGTAAGAGAAATAGATGGTGTTATTTTAAGGGGGAAAATAGTAGAAACTGAAGCGTATATTGGATCAATTGATAAAGCATCACATGCGTATAATGGAAAAAGAACTGAAAGAACAGAGCCGCTATTTAAAGAAGGTGGAATAGCGTATGTATATTTTATATATGGACTTTATCATTGCTTTAATGTAATAAGTGGAGAAAGTGATGATGGACAGGGAGTTTTAATTAGAGCATTAGAACCATTAGATAATTTTGATTATATTTCTTTAAAAAGGTTTAATAAAAAATTCGAAGAATTATCTACTGTTAAAAAGAGAGAATTAACTAATGGACCATCAAAATTATGCATGGCTTTTGGAATAGATAAAAAAGATAATTATAAAGTACTTTATGAAAAAGGTGATTTATATATAGAAGATAGCTGTGATAATCATGAAATTATTGAAACAACGAGGATTGGAATAGATTATGCCGAGGAAGCCATAGACTTTCCATGGAGATTTTATATAAAAGATAATAAATATGTATCTAAAAAATAA